From Tachypleus tridentatus isolate NWPU-2018 chromosome 8, ASM421037v1, whole genome shotgun sequence, a single genomic window includes:
- the LOC143223231 gene encoding zinc transporter 7-A-like isoform X6 — protein MNQFGWMIADPICSMFIFTLIGFSDVFIGTLKLEVAAKADAKYILSHTHNIFTQVGVCQLYVQMDYAAI, from the exons ATGAATCAGTTTGGTTGGATGATTGCTGATCCTATTTGTTCTATGTTTATATTCACATTAATTGGTTTTAG TGATGTTTTTATTGGGACCTTGAAATTGGAAGTAGCTGCCAAAGCAGATGCTAAGTATATTCTTAGTCATACTCACAATATATTTACTcag GTGGGTGTATGTCAACTTTATGTACAAATGGACTATGCGGCTATATGA